The following proteins come from a genomic window of Allocoleopsis franciscana PCC 7113:
- the cas6 gene encoding CRISPR system precrRNA processing endoribonuclease RAMP protein Cas6, giving the protein MIKSLLVGKKFGTYADTFLMLGLALLAEYALKKTQQNPSIQLIDEGTHYRIQFKKPVNLESIALLAYTNPFPPVCGKKTDRSQLPPETPIFDVVEWGEVRKLYREYLYQNHGRRETGEDTPKPPHPSTQNSAILTSMRHDKNHNKLWLIGWELRDHYGILLTSIFQAFSQSDRSTLKTATERVAELFFAATGCKLSLQASAVKVYLPTSIQGVVSAYNLKTRTLTLNGTAEIGTTGWARYRFNDPEQAKVATILAHFAEFAGVGRKTAMGMGYVALRSH; this is encoded by the coding sequence ATGATAAAAAGCCTGTTAGTGGGCAAAAAATTCGGCACCTATGCCGATACCTTTCTCATGCTAGGTTTAGCACTTCTTGCAGAATATGCCCTCAAGAAAACTCAACAAAACCCATCCATCCAACTGATTGACGAAGGAACACATTATCGCATCCAATTCAAAAAACCTGTTAACTTAGAATCCATTGCCCTCCTTGCCTACACTAATCCATTTCCACCTGTCTGCGGCAAGAAAACCGACCGCAGCCAACTCCCTCCTGAAACCCCTATTTTTGATGTTGTCGAATGGGGAGAAGTTCGCAAGCTTTACCGAGAGTATTTATATCAAAACCACGGTCGAAGAGAAACCGGAGAAGACACTCCAAAACCACCCCATCCCAGCACACAGAATAGTGCCATTCTCACCTCCATGCGCCATGACAAAAACCACAATAAACTCTGGCTAATCGGATGGGAATTGCGAGACCATTATGGCATCTTACTTACCTCTATTTTCCAAGCCTTTAGCCAGAGCGATCGCTCGACACTGAAAACCGCAACTGAACGAGTCGCTGAGCTATTTTTTGCCGCCACGGGATGTAAACTCTCCCTGCAAGCCAGTGCAGTAAAAGTTTATTTACCCACTTCCATTCAGGGCGTCGTTTCTGCTTACAACCTAAAAACTCGCACTCTAACCCTTAATGGTACGGCGGAAATTGGAACAACGGGGTGGGCGAGATATCGGTTCAACGACCCCGAACAGGCCAAGGTAGCGACTATCCTAGCTCATTTTGCCGAGTTTGCTGGAGTTGGACGCAAGACGGCGATGGGAATGGGGTACGTCGCTTTGCGAAGTCATTAG
- a CDS encoding glutathione S-transferase, producing the protein MNKHPILLYFGDGKGRAELVRLIFIYGGVPFEDRRISFQEYVQMRDNGELPFGQLPILEVGGTLISQSCAITRYAAKEAGLYPCDSVQAALSDMVVDAWRDLLDLLYGCYVDRVVEKGQLIMKMRDAAVRLERLDEYFAVIVPMHLRRFELLITQNQDSTFLVGQELTWADLAVFDILSTLDEAASLWTTPSTFFYIPEPAGPYRLPKELLKSYPKLEALKKTVSETPNIAAWLQAHPY; encoded by the coding sequence ATGAACAAGCACCCAATCTTACTGTATTTCGGTGATGGGAAGGGTAGAGCCGAGCTTGTTCGTCTCATCTTCATCTATGGCGGTGTCCCATTTGAAGATAGAAGAATTTCTTTCCAGGAATATGTGCAGATGCGGGACAATGGAGAACTGCCCTTCGGTCAGCTCCCTATTCTCGAAGTTGGTGGAACCCTGATCAGCCAGTCATGCGCGATCACTCGGTATGCGGCAAAAGAAGCCGGATTGTACCCTTGCGACAGCGTACAGGCAGCTTTATCAGATATGGTGGTTGATGCATGGAGAGATCTGCTAGACCTTCTGTACGGGTGTTATGTTGACCGGGTGGTGGAGAAGGGTCAGCTTATCATGAAAATGAGGGATGCAGCGGTGAGGCTGGAGCGATTGGATGAGTACTTTGCCGTGATTGTACCCATGCACTTGAGAAGGTTTGAGCTTCTAATTACACAAAATCAAGACTCGACCTTCCTTGTGGGACAAGAGCTGACGTGGGCAGATCTTGCGGTGTTTGACATTCTTTCTACATTAGATGAAGCGGCTTCCCTCTGGACAACCCCATCTACATTCTTCTACATTCCGGAGCCAGCAGGGCCTTATCGGCTCCCCAAAGAACTGCTCAAGTCATATCCAAAGCTTGAGGCGTTGAAAAAGACAGTGAGCGAGACACCAAATATTGCAGCTTGGCTCCAGGCTCATCCCTATTAA
- the cas3 gene encoding CRISPR-associated helicase Cas3', translated as MNNQQLTINNQYLKNMEIIRVEDADLQEIEGNRCRTFRGISEPLTAEFILNDIKHYQRQRVIIICNTVSQAQGLFRDLDELNQDRELTITLLHSRFLPEDRAKKEAYLKETFAQNWQQDKDNTCHVLISTQVIEAGLNITCEVMHTHLCPMNSLLQRAGRCARFRGERGEVYVYRSFQVNSVNAELAEADLEDELETSTDTELCSNLVDRRDKGDKGEKILCMNATYSEKKQSFLPYTNEICELTWAVLQEHTASERINENVGFRIEEQWINKVHTPETLLQQERRANNQMNFEQQFNAACFRGDESTANELIRFVDARSVFVWEEPIFLDEEPIDPKQLLAFSVPISTLCKVWQDVKNLGYEIDWMFKRIEHPKGRATETYSQPVCIPITSRESLVNSVRILVNPRYVYYDDQIGLLIGPDVFSNRFSSPDKPKRKLQSEYCYRMDTYVGHLVLMWKCWREAFPTTLKRNGELVETQISSVRDELLQAGGQFIQAKIFPDASENEAKALFEYLVFFAVLTHDLGKLQVKWQEVMRGWQAIAHSSFNGTNPRSHLLAHTDYDPEDKAQRDQLKTYEKKHKRPNHAVESAFLSREILKNSLFPLLRDRFGADSEQIPYICHAIMMASGRHHSAWAGGWKMGDVAKVGKILLHPEARYAIASSWRSMARFLPETLPLQPANLSREVYAVTKEFDLNRFDTAQIEYLQLYSLVVRALRLCDQRSVQLLPVKRAIEAKS; from the coding sequence ATGAACAATCAACAATTAACAATTAACAATCAATACTTAAAAAATATGGAAATTATTAGAGTAGAAGATGCTGATTTACAGGAGATTGAAGGAAACCGCTGTCGGACGTTTCGAGGGATATCTGAACCCCTGACGGCTGAATTTATCCTCAATGATATCAAACACTATCAACGCCAGCGAGTTATTATTATCTGCAATACAGTCTCTCAAGCTCAGGGATTGTTTAGAGATTTAGACGAGCTCAATCAAGACAGGGAGTTAACAATTACCCTGCTTCACTCCCGCTTTTTACCTGAAGATAGAGCTAAAAAAGAAGCTTACCTGAAAGAAACGTTTGCTCAAAACTGGCAACAGGATAAGGATAACACCTGCCACGTTCTGATTTCTACTCAGGTGATTGAAGCAGGATTGAATATTACTTGCGAAGTAATGCACACGCATTTATGCCCGATGAATTCTCTGCTGCAACGGGCGGGACGTTGTGCTAGATTTCGGGGCGAACGGGGTGAAGTTTACGTTTATCGGTCGTTTCAAGTTAACTCAGTTAATGCTGAATTGGCTGAAGCTGATTTGGAGGATGAATTGGAAACCTCAACTGATACCGAGTTGTGTTCAAACTTAGTAGATAGGAGAGACAAGGGGGACAAGGGAGAGAAAATACTATGTATGAATGCAACTTATTCTGAAAAGAAGCAAAGTTTCTTGCCTTATACCAATGAGATTTGCGAATTAACTTGGGCGGTTTTACAAGAGCATACGGCATCCGAGCGCATCAATGAAAATGTTGGCTTTCGGATAGAAGAACAGTGGATTAACAAGGTTCACACTCCTGAAACGCTGCTGCAACAAGAGCGTAGGGCAAATAATCAGATGAATTTTGAGCAGCAGTTTAATGCGGCTTGTTTTCGAGGAGATGAATCGACGGCTAATGAGTTAATTCGGTTTGTGGATGCCCGGAGTGTGTTTGTCTGGGAAGAACCTATCTTTCTGGATGAGGAACCAATTGACCCGAAGCAGTTGTTGGCGTTTTCTGTCCCGATTTCTACGCTATGTAAAGTTTGGCAAGATGTGAAGAATTTAGGATATGAAATTGACTGGATGTTTAAACGGATTGAACATCCCAAAGGGAGAGCGACAGAAACTTATAGTCAGCCTGTTTGTATTCCAATTACCTCTCGCGAATCTCTGGTTAATAGTGTCAGGATTCTAGTTAATCCCCGCTATGTCTATTACGATGACCAAATTGGTTTATTGATTGGTCCTGATGTCTTTAGCAATCGCTTTTCCTCACCCGATAAGCCAAAGCGGAAACTTCAGAGTGAGTACTGTTATCGCATGGATACTTATGTGGGACATTTGGTGTTGATGTGGAAGTGCTGGCGGGAAGCGTTCCCTACAACGCTGAAGCGAAATGGGGAATTAGTGGAGACTCAAATTAGCAGTGTGCGGGATGAACTGTTGCAGGCGGGTGGGCAGTTTATTCAAGCTAAAATTTTTCCCGATGCCAGTGAAAATGAGGCAAAGGCTCTATTTGAATATCTGGTCTTTTTTGCGGTTTTGACTCACGATTTGGGTAAGCTTCAGGTGAAGTGGCAAGAGGTGATGCGGGGGTGGCAGGCGATCGCACATTCCTCATTCAACGGCACAAATCCCCGTTCCCACCTGTTGGCTCATACTGATTATGACCCAGAAGATAAGGCACAACGCGACCAACTCAAAACCTATGAAAAGAAACACAAGCGTCCCAACCATGCGGTAGAGAGTGCGTTCCTGTCGCGGGAGATTCTGAAAAACTCTCTGTTCCCCTTGCTGCGCGATCGCTTTGGGGCGGATAGCGAACAGATTCCATATATTTGTCACGCTATCATGATGGCGTCGGGGCGTCACCACTCGGCTTGGGCGGGTGGATGGAAAATGGGGGATGTGGCGAAGGTGGGGAAGATTTTATTGCATCCAGAGGCTCGATATGCGATCGCTTCGAGTTGGCGCAGTATGGCTCGGTTTTTGCCTGAAACTTTACCGCTGCAACCTGCTAATCTGAGTCGGGAAGTGTACGCTGTTACTAAGGAATTTGACTTGAATCGATTTGATACAGCTCAAATTGAGTACCTACAATTGTACTCGCTGGTGGTTAGAGCGTTGCGACTATGCGATCAGCGATCGGTTCAATTGCTTCCAGTTAAAAGAGCCATCGAAGCAAAGTCTTAA